The stretch of DNA GCGATCGACCAGCGCATCGTCGGCGGCATGCTCGACACGCGAGCAGAGCTGGAAGCTTTACGCCGCAACTGGCAGCGTTAAAGCTAAGCTGGCTTAAACGCCCAGCAGTTCAACGTCAAAAATCAGCGTAGCGTTTGGTGGGATGACACCACCAGCGCCGCGCGCGCCGTAGCCCAGTTCGGCTGGAATGATCAGCTGGCGAGCGCCGCCAATCTTCATGCCTTGCACGCCTTCGTCCCAACCGCGGATGACCATGCCGGCGCCCAGGGCGAACTCGAATGGATCGTTGCGGTCTTTGCTCGAATCAAATTTCGAACCCTTGCTGCCGTCGTCGTTTTGCAGCCAGCCGGTGTAATGCACGGTGACGTTTTGGCCGGCTTTGGCTTCTTCGCCTTCGCCTACGGTCAGTTCGATGTATTGCAGGCCGGAGTCGGTAGTAATAGTGGACATGATCTTCCTTTCATTAGAAACAGGGCAGAATTGTAGCAGGGCCACAGTTCCCATGAAGATTTGTCGGCTTTCGTCTCGCCTGTGTCTGGTTTGCACGTAAAATAAGACTTTGTTCATCTCGGCGATTTTCTCCATGCTCCGCAGTCTTGTTTTCTCCAGCGTCCTGATGGCTTTCGGCGCCGCCCAGGCTAATGTCGTCGTAGTCCTTAATTCCCGCGACGCCACCGTGCAGTTGCTGGACCAGGCGACCTACAAGGATCTGAACACCATCCCGGTCGGCAAGGAGCCGCACCACCTGATGGCGACGCCGGACAATAAATCGCTGATCGTCGCCAGTTCGGTCGGCAACGAGCTGATTTTCCTCGATCCGAAAACCGGCCAGCCACAGCGCACCATCAAGGGCATCCTCGATCCGTACCAGATCGGCTTTTCGCCGGACCAGAAATGGTTCGTGTCGAACTCGCTGCGGCTGGACCGCGTCGACCTGTATAAATACGACGGCGCCAATATGACGCTGGCCAAGCGCCTGCCGCTGGCCAAGCTGCCGAGCCACATGGCGTTCAACGCCGCCAGCAATATGGTGTTCATCACCCAGCAGGGCAGCGACCAGGTCAGCGCCATCGACCTGAGCACGCAGACCGTCAAGTGGACGCTGCCGGTCGGCAAACTGCCGGCCGGCATCGCCATGACGCCGGACGATAACTATCTGCTGGTCGGCATCATGGGCAGCGACTACGTGGAAGTGATCGACTGGAAAGCGCAGAAAACCGTCAAGCGCATCAAGACCGGCATGGGTGCGCACAACTTCCGCTCGGCCGGCGATGGACGTTATACCTACGTCTCCAACCGTGTTTCCAATTCGATCAACATCATTGATCAGAAGACATTGGAAAACGTCGGCCAGATCAACGTGCCCGGCGGCCCGGACTGCATGGAAATCACCGACGACGGCAAGACCATGTGGGTGACGCTGCGCTGGATTAAAAAAGTGGCGGTGATCGACCTGCAAAGCCGCAAGGTGATCAAGACGATTCCGGTCGGCCGTTCGCCGCACGGCGTGTTCTTCTTTAACTCCGCACAACGCTGATGAAGCGCGCTGCGGCCCTGGTCATGCTGACGCTGGCGGCGCCGTTGCAGGCGGCGCCGGCGTGCAAGGGTACGGTCTATTTGACCTTCGACACCGGCAGCCAGTCGCAGGCCGAGCTGATTGCCGATACGCTGAACCGGCACCAGATCAAAGCCACCTTCTTCCTGGCTAACGAGAAAACCGTGCGCGGCGATTACTCGCTCGATCCGTCCTGGTCTGTATATTGGAAGGCGCGGGTGGCGGAGGGCCATGCGGTTGGCGCGCATACCTGGGACCACGCGGTGTTCGCGCGCGATGGCGCCAACGGCACGGTGGTGGTCAAACCTGGCTTCGGCCCGCAAGCCGGCAAGCTGGCCAGCTGGACGCCGCAGCAGTATTGCGAGCAGCTCAAGCGCGTCGATCAGCGCTTTGTCGAACTGACCGGTGCGCATCTCGATCCGCTGTGGCGCGCACCGGCCGGCCGCACTTCGCCGCGCCTGCTGGACATCGGCAAGGCCTGTGGCTATGCGCATGTGGGCTGGTCGCCGGCCGGCTTCTCGGGCGATGAACTGTCGAGCGAAAAGTATCCGAATCCGGTACTTTTGCAGAAGTCGTTGCGCGACCTGCGCGGCGGCGATATCGTGCTGATCCATATGGGCATCTGGTCGCGCAAGGATGCGTGGGCGCCGGCCAATCTTGAACTTCTGATTAGCGGTCTTGAGCAGAAGGGCCTGTGTTTTGACACGCTGCGCGCGCATCCGGATTATAAAAAATGATAGAAGCAATCTCTGACTGGCTGGGCGTGGCGCAGGGCTGGTTGTTTGAAACGGCGATCCAGCCGCTGGTGTTCCAGCTCGGCTTCGGCGCATTCGTCGAGGACGCGTTCGAGGGCACCGAGTGGCTGTTGATCGGCCTGCTGGAACTGGCGCTGCTGTTCCTGGTGCTGCGGCCGCTGGAGTCGCTGATTCCGGCGCAGCAGATCACCGATCCGCGCGCGCGCTGGAACGATTTCCTGTACACGGTGCTGCACCGGATCGGCGTGTTCTCGGTGCTGATCTTCTTTACGCTCGATCCGCTGATGGACGGGCTGGCCGGCTGGCTGCGCTTGGACGGTTTCCATCCGTTCAACCTGGAAGCGCTGTGGCCTGGCATCAGCCCGCTGGCGGCGTTCGCCGTCTATTTCGTGGTGCTGGATTTCTTCGATTACTGGTATCACCGCGCCTCGCACCACTTCAACTGGTGGTGGGGCTTGCACGGGCTGCACCACAGCCAGCAGAACATGAACCTGTGGAGCGACGACCGCAATCACATCCTCGACGACCTGCTGCGCGATGTTTACATGGGCGTGATCGCGCTGGGCATCGGCGTCGAGCCGGCGCAGTATGTGATGCTGGTGTCGTTGTCGCGCATTTTGCAGAGCCTGCAACACGCCAACGTCCGCATCCATTTCGGCTGGCTGGGCGAGCGGCTGCTGGTGTCGCCGCGCTATCACCGCATGCACCATGCCATCGGCGTTGGCCACGAGGGCAGGGATGGCAAGCCGGGCGGCTGCAATTTTGCCGTGCTGCTGCCGGTCTGGGACATCATTTTCCGCACCGCCAATTTCACGCCGCAGTTTGTCGCCACCGGCATCCGCGACCAGCTGCAAGGCCGCGACTACGGCCGCGGCTTCTGGTCGCAGCAGGCGCTGGGGTTGCGCCGCATGATTGAATACGCACGTAAGGATGTCGTCTGATGAGTAACGTTTTCCGCGCATGGGGCCGCGCTTTCTTGTCCCAATGGCATGGCAAGATGCTGATGATGAGCATCGTTCCCTTCCTGCTGGCGCTGGGCGTCTGGGCGGTGGCGCTGTATTTCTACCTACAGCCGCTGGTCGATTACCTGCATGCGCAGTTTGCCGACCATAATCTGTTCGCCACCAGCACCAGCTGGCTGCGCAGCCTCGGGCTGGGCACGCTGACCTCGGTGGTGGTGCCGCTGATCGCCATGCTGGCGTTGCTGCCGTTGATGATTTTGACCGCGCTGATCTTTATCGGCGTGGTGGCGATGCCGCTGATCGGCCGCCATGTCGGCTTGCGCCACTATCCGCAGCTGGAGCAGCGCAAGGGCGGGTCGGTTGTCGGCAGCGTTGGCGTGGCGCTGGGCGGCATGGCGATTTTTATCGGCCTGTGGATACTGACCTTGCCGCTGTACGCCTTCCCGCCGCTGGCGGTGCTGGTGCAGGCGCTGCTGTGGGGCTGGCTGACCTGCCGCGTCATGGTGTACGACACGCTTGCCGATTACGCCAGCACCGAGGAACGCCAGCAGATCCTGCGCGAACACCGCTGGCGCCTGCTAGTGATCGGCGTGGTATCGGGCGCGGCCGGCGCATTGCCGGGCGCGATCTGGCTGGGGGGCGTGATGGCGGTGGTGATGTTCCCCTTCCTCGCGGCCATCTCGATCTGGCTGTATGTACTGATTTTTATCTTTACCGGCTTGTGGTTCGCGTACTATTGTTTGGATGCGCTGGCGCGGTTGCGAGCTCAGGAAGTCATAGAAAAGGAATAGACGATGGCAATCGGACTCATCATCATTGGCGACGAAATCCTGTCGGGCAGGCGCGTCGACCAGCATTTCCCCAAAGTCGTGCAGATGCTGGCGGCACGTGGCTTGCAGCTGACCTGGGCCGAGGTGCTGCCGGACGATCCGGTGCGCATCACGGCCACGCTGCAACGCACCTTCGCCACCGACGACATCGTGTTCTGCTGCGGCGGCATCGGCGCCACGCCGGACGACCACACGCGCCAGGCTGCGGCCGACGCGCTGGGCCTGCCGCTGGTGCTGCACGAGCAAGGCAAGCTCAACATTCAGCAACGCATCCTGCAAATGGCGCAGGAGGCCGGCCAGACCGCCGACCTCAATTCCGACGAAAACCTGCACCGCCTCAAGATGGCCGAGTTTGCCGAAGGCGCGGCGCTGATCCCCAACCCGTACAACAACATCGCCGGCTTCGCGCTGCGCAAGCATTACTTCGTGCCGGGCTTTCCGGTGATGGCGTGGCCGATGCTGGAATGGGTGCTGGACAACCACTACGCCGACCTGTTCAACCGCGAACCGCACCTGGAACAATCGGTGTTGGTGTACGAAGCGGCCGAGTCGGCGCTGACGCCGCTGATGGTGGCGATCGAGCAGCAGTTCGCGCGCGTGAAAGTGTTCAGCTTACCGAGCGTCGGCGACGCCAATACGCGCCGTCACATCGAACTGGGCGTCAAAGGCGAACCCGTGCAGACGGCCACGGCCTTCATCCAACTGTGCGACGAATTGCGCAAGCTTCAGGTAGAGTTCAAGCCGACTTAGTCCGCTTTGTGACAGTCGAATGACACGGCGTTCCTTCTTCGGAGAGAGCGCCGTTGTTTTTTTGCGAAAAACAAACGGTGCTTTGCATTTATTGTGCGTCTGCTCCCATCGGCATCGCGCCGATGTGGTGCAATGGAAGCTAGCAAGATTGACTTGAAACACGCGATGCTCCCTCCAAATACACCTGAATCATCCGAGGCCCATCTGGCGCAAGCACAGATGGACCCACCACTACCGCCGGACGAAGGCGCACCCAAGAAAAGCAAACGCACCCGCAATGCCTTCCTGCTGGTGCTGCTGGTCGGCGTGTCCTTTACGATTTACTGGGGCTACCGCGAAACGCTGACCTCATCGATGCAGGCGCGCATCTTTACCGACCTCGCCAGCAAGATGACGTACAAGGTCGAGAAGGGCCCGAGCAAATCGATCCGCTTCCCGCACGACAGTCCGTACGACGAGCGGCTCGGCTATGCCGGCCTGCCGGACTACATCGGCAAGCTCAGCCAGCGTGACTACAAGGTCGCGGCGCAGGCGCGCATCTCGCCTAAGATGGCCGAGCTGGCCGACATGGGCGTGTTCGCCACCTACCGCGAAAAGACCAAGACCGGCCTGACGATTTACGATTGCCGCGCACAGGAACTGTTTGCCGCCAGCTATCCCGAACGCATCTACAACAAGTTCGACGCCGCGCCTAAGGTGCTGGTGAGCAGCCTGCTGTTCATCGAAAACCGCGAGCTGCTGGACAACACCTATCCGAAGCGCAACCCGGCAGTGGAATGGGACCGGCTCGGCAAGGCGGTGCTGGAGAAGACCGCCAGCGCAGTCGGCGGCGGCCATCGCGCGGCCGGCGGCAGCACGCTGGCCACACAGATCGAAAAGTATCGCCACTCGCCGGAAGGCCGCACCGGTTCGATGAAGGACAAGCTGCAGCAGATGGTGTCGGCCAGCCTGCGTTCGTACCAGGACGGGCCGGAGACGCTGAAGGCGCGGCGCCGCATCGTGCTCGAATACCTGAACACGGTGCCGCTGTCGGCCAAGCCCGGCTATGGCGAAGTGAACGGTATCGGCGACGGCATGTGGGTGTGGTACGGCCGCTCGTTTGACGACGTCAACAAACGCCTCAATGGCAAGCTCGACAATCCCGATGCGGTGACCGCGCTGGTGTTCAAGGAGGCGCTGAGCCTGATGATTGCGCAGCGCCGCCCGAGCTACTATCTGGGCGACGGCGCGGCCGACCTGGAAGTGCTGGCCAACAGCCACTTGCGGATTCTGGCCAGCGACGGCGCCATCACGCCGGCCATGCGCGACGTCGCGCTGAAGCAGGTACTGCATCCGGCCACCGGCAACGGCTTGCAATCGGCGCCAGCGCAGACCTTTGTCAGCCGCAAGGCCTCGAACGCGATCCGCAACCACCTGGCCAATCTGCTGGGCGACAACCGCATGTACAACCTCGACCGGCTGGACCTGACCGTGGTCAGCACGCTGGACGCGCAGGCGCAGACCGCCGTTACGCAGGTGCTGCGTGACTTGCGCGATCCGGAGAAGGCCAAGGCGGCCGGCCTGACCGGCAAAGGCATGCTGGGCAACGGTGATCCGGCCAACGTGGTGTACAGCTTCACCTTGCTGGAAAAGGGCGAGCAGAACAATCTGCTGCGCTTGCAGACCGATAACTTCGACCAGCCGCTGGACATCAACGAAGGCGCCAAGCTGGATCTGGGCTCGACCGCCAAGCTGCGCACGCTGATCACCTATCTGGACATCATGGACCAGCTGCACAAGAAGTACGGCGGCATGGACAACGCGGCGCTGGGCCAGGTGAAAGTCGATCCGCAGGACAAGCTGACACAGTGGGCACTGGATTACTTCAAGACCCTGCCGGTCGGCCAGCGCGAGCTGACGCCGATGCTGAATGCGGCCATGGAGCGCAAGTATTCCGGCAATCCGGGTGAGGGCTTCTTCACCGGCGGCGGCTTGCATCACTTCGGCAACTTCTCCAAGGAAGATAACAACAAGATCCTGACCGTGACCGAAGCGCTGCGCCACTCGACCAACCTGGTGTTCGTGCGGCTGATGCGGGACGTGGCCAAGTTCTACATGTTCTCCAATCCGGGCTCGTCGGCGTCGCTGCTGGCGGACGCGGACGATCCGCGCCGCGCCGGCTACCTGGCGCGCTTCGCCGACAAGGAAGGCAAGGAATTCCTGGGGCGCTTCTACGCCAAGTACAAGGGCAAGCCGCCGGAAGAGATCGACAAGACCCTGCTGGCCAACATCCGCAGCACGCCGGTGCGGCTGGCGGTGATCCATCGCACCATGTATCCGCTGGCCACGCAGGAGCAGTTTGCGGCCTTCCTGAAAGAGAACTTGCCGTCGCAGAACGAGGTGCCGGAAGAGCGCGTGGCCAAGCTGTATGACCAGTATGCGATCGGCAACTGGTCGCTGGCCGACCGTGGCTATCTGGCCAGCGTGCATCCGCTGGAGTTGTGGATGGCGGCCTATCTGCGCCTGCATCCGGGCGCGACCTTGAGCGAGATGACCAAGGCCAGCGAGCAGGAGCGTCAGGATGTCTACCAGTGGCTGTTCAAGACGCACCGCAAGCACGCGCAGGACAAGCGCATCGCCGGCCTGATCGAGGTGGAAGGCTTCATGGAAATCCACAAGCAGTGGAAGAAAATGGGCTATCCGTTTGAATCGCTAGTGCCGTCGTATGCGACCACGCTGGGCGCCTCGGCCGACCGGCCGGCCGCGCTGGCGGAGCTGATGGGGATTATCGTCAACGGTGGTGTGCGCAAGAGTTCGCAGCGCATCACCTCGCTGCACTTCGCCAAGGATACGCCGTACGACACGCTGGTGACCAAGGCGCCGCCGACCACCAACGAGCAGGTGATTGCGCCGCAAGTGGCGCGGGTGGCGGCGGATGCGATCCGTGGCGTGGTGTCGGACGGTACCGCCAAGCGGGTCAAGTCGGCGTTTGTGGCAGCCGATGGTTCGATCATTCCGGTGGGCGGCAAGACCGGTACCGGCGACCAGCGCTTTGATGTGTATGGCGGTGGCGGACGGCTGATTGAATCGCGCTATGTGAACCGGTCGGCGACGTTTGTGTTCAATATCGGCGAGCGCTTCTTTGGTTCGATGACGGCGTATGTGCACGGGCCGGAATCGAAGAACTATGACTTCACCAGCGCGCTGCCGGTGCAGCTGCTGGTGGTGCTGGCGCCGAACTTGATGCCGTTGATTGAGCCGCATGCGGCGCCGAAGCCCGGCACAACGCTGCCGGTGGTGAAGGTTGGGGCGTAGCGCCCGAAGTCGCGAAAGCGCCACTGCAGGCCTGCGGCGGGTAATTTCTACCCCGCCCACCGCATACCAGGGTCTGACCCCGTTCGGGGTCAGACCCTTTTTTTGTCTTGCGGGTTTCCCTTGCATAGTTGCTGATTTATTGGCAAGGTGTGAGCCCATGAAACCTATGCGCCACCACATGTCCAAGATCCTCAAGTTTACCCAGTTCTCCTTCCGGGATCTGATCGTCGCGGCCGCGCCGACGGTGCTGACCATCGTCGGCATCTGTCTGCTGGCCTACTGGCTGGTCGACCCGGCGCCGCCGCGCACGGTGCGGCTGGGCACGGGTCAGGAAAACTCGGCCTACGAGGACTTCGGCAAGAAATATGCGGCAGCGCTGGCCAAGCACGGCGTCAAAGTCACGCTGGTGCCATCGGCCGGTTCCAGCGAAAACCTGCGCAATCTGAAAGAAGGCAAGGTCGATATCGCCTTCGTGCAAAGCGGCTCGACCAACGAGGAAGCGGCCGAGCGCGAAGGCCTGTCGTCGCTGGGCAGCCTGTTCGTTGAGCCGCTGTGGCTGTTCCTGCGCGAAGACAAGGGCAAGCCGCCGATCACCCAGCTGACGCAGCTGCGCGGCAAGAAGATCAATTACGGCGCCAAGGGCGCCGGCTCGCCGCGCCTATTCCGCCAGGTGCTGGAGCTGAATGGCGTCGAAAAAGACGAGGTGCAGAAGTTTTCGCTGGCTAACACGCCGGCCACGGTGGAGTTGTTGGAAGGCCGCATCGACGGCCTGGTGTTTACCTCGGCGCCGGAAGCGCCGCTGATCCAGATGCTGCTGCAAACGCCGGGTATCAAGCTGTTCGATTTCAGCCAGGCCGAGGCGTATTCGCGCAAGCTGCCGTTTTTGACGCACGTGGTGCTGCCGCAGGGCATTGTTGATCTAGGCCGCAACATCCCGTCCGAAGACTACAACCTGATCGCGCCGACCGCCACGCTGGTGGCGCGCGATGATTTGCATTCGGCGCTGGTGGATTTGTTCGTGCAGGCGGCCTCGACGATTCATAGCGGCGCCGGCTGGTTCCAGCAGCAGGGCCAGTTCCCGTCGGCCAAGTACACCGAGATTCCGGTCGATCCGGAGGCGGCCAAGTTCTACAAGAGCGGGCCGCCGTTCCTGCAGCGCTACATGACCTTCTGGCTGGCCAATTTCTTCGACCGCATGTGGGTGCTGGTGGTGGCGCTGGGCGCGCTGATCCTGCCGCTGTCGAAGGTGATCCCGCCGCTGTATGTGTGGCGTATCCGCTCACGCGTGTACAAGTGGTATGGCCAGCTGCGCGCGGTGGAGCAGAAAGTGGAGGAGGCCCAGGAAGCCACCCGTATGCAGGTCTACGAAGAGCAGCTGAAGCGGCTGGACGAGATCGAGGAGCTGGTCAACCAGGTCTCGATCCCGCTGTCGTTTGCCGATGGCCTGTATGGCTTGCGCAGCCACATCCAGTTCGTGCGCAAGCGCATTCTGTTCCTGATTGCGGAGGCCAACCCCACTGCGACGCAGGGTCTGACCCCGGCCGGGGTCAGACCCTAGAATACGCGGCGATCGCCGGTCGAGGCGGCCGTGGGTTAAGCGCCGATCCAGGGCAGGCCGGCGTGGCACCAGCCGCTGATGTTCTTGCGGTGGCCATGCTCGTCCTTGTCGCCCTCAAAGCCCTCCAGGATGTCGTAGCAGTGCTGGTAGCCGTGTTCGGTCGCCAGCTTGGCTGCACCACGCGAGCGCACGCCGGAACGGCACAGGAATAAAATCACCTGATCCTTGCGGGCGATACCGTTCAATTGCTCGATAAATTCTTGGTTGGTATTGCCACCTGGATAAGTCGCCCACTGGACCGCACCATGTTGGGCTTCCGGGATCGCCACCCGTCCCACCCAGTCACGCTCGGCATTGGTGCGCACATCGATCAGCTTGACGGCGTTTTCCGCACTGATCAATTCATAGGCTTCCTGCGGCGTCACCGCGCCGGCATAGGGCCAGTCCTTGCTGCGGCTACGGGCAAGGGCGAGGATCTCATCTATTTTGCTCATAAGGTGTTCCGGTAATAAGTTTAAGTTTATTATAGGCGTCCGTGCCCGGCCCGCGACTGCGACGCACCAAAACCATGCGCTTTTCAGTAAATATCCTAAAATGCACTTATAAGGTGCAAAATGTGAGAAACGCACTAAATAGGTGCGTGATTGTTCTGCTGTAAATTGTGGCACTTGAACACGCCCGCCAATTTTAGAATGATTTTGGCCGCGCGTTCAAAGACGCTACCAACATATCGATAGTCGTTCTGTGGCTGGCATGGATACTGCTTAGTAAGGCCTCACGAGTTCCACACATTCCCTTTAGGAGATACGCATGGCAATGACAGCCGCAGAAGTTCTGAAAATGGTCCAGGAAAACGAAGTCAAATTCGTTGATTTCCGTTTCGCGGATACCCGTGGTAAAGAACAGCACGTTACCGTGCCTGTGTCGGCTTTCGACATCGACAAGTTTGAATCGGGTCACGCATTTGACGGTTCCTCGATCGCCGGCTGGAAGGGTATTGAAGCATCCGACATGATTCTGATGCCTGATCCAAACACCGCGAACATCGACCCGTTCATGGAAGAGACCACGCTGTTCATGCAATGCGACGTCATCGAACCAGCGGACGGCAAGGGCTACGACCGCGATCCACGCTCCATCGCCAAGCGCGCTGAAGCCTACCTGAAATCGTCCGGCATCGGCGACACCGCCTACTTCGGCCCGGAACCAGAATTCTTCATCTTCGACAGCGTGCGCTGGAAGATCGACATGTCGGGTTGCTTCGTCAAGATCGATTCCGACGAAGCGTCGTGGTCGACCGGCGAAAAAATCGAAGGCGGCAACAGCGGCCATCGTCCAACCGTCAAGGGCGGCTACTTCCCAGTGCCACCAGTGGACAGCTTCCAGGACATGCGTTCGGAAATGTGCCTGATCCTGGAATCGCTGGGCATCCCGGTTGAAGTGCACCACCACGAAGTGGCTGGCGCTGGCCAGAACGAAATCGGCACCAAGTTCTCGACCTTGGTTGAGCGCGCCGACTGGACCCAGAACCTGAAATACGTGGTCTGGAACGTCGCCCACAGCTACGGCAAAACCGCGACCTTCATGCCAAAACCTATCGTTGGCGACAACGGTTCGGGCATGCACGTGCACCAGTCGATCTGGAAAGACGGCAAAAACCTGTTCGCCGGCGACGGCTATGCCGGCCTGTCGGATACCGCGCTGTACTACATCGGTGGCATCATCAAGCACGCCAAGGCACTGAACGCGATCACCAACCCAGGCACCAACTCGTACAAACGCCTGGTGCCAGGCTTTGAAGCGCCAGTCAAACTGGCGTACTCGGCGAAAAACCGTTCGGCTTCGATCCGTATTCCACACGTGGCCAATCCAAAAGGCCGCCGTATCGAAACCCGCTTCCCGGATCCACTGGCCAACGTCTACCTGTGCTTCTCGGCACTGATGATGGCGGGTCTGGACGGTATCCAGAACAAGATCCATCCAGGCGAAGCAGCGTCGAAAGACCTGTACCACCTGCCGCCGGAAGAGGACGCACTGATCCCAACCGTGTGCGCCTCGCTGGAAGAAGCGCTGGACGCCCTGAACAAAGACCGCGAGTTCCTGACCCGTGGCGGCGTGTTCAGCGATTCGA from Duganella dendranthematis encodes:
- a CDS encoding FKBP-type peptidyl-prolyl cis-trans isomerase: MSTITTDSGLQYIELTVGEGEEAKAGQNVTVHYTGWLQNDDGSKGSKFDSSKDRNDPFEFALGAGMVIRGWDEGVQGMKIGGARQLIIPAELGYGARGAGGVIPPNATLIFDVELLGV
- a CDS encoding YVTN family beta-propeller repeat protein; translation: MLRSLVFSSVLMAFGAAQANVVVVLNSRDATVQLLDQATYKDLNTIPVGKEPHHLMATPDNKSLIVASSVGNELIFLDPKTGQPQRTIKGILDPYQIGFSPDQKWFVSNSLRLDRVDLYKYDGANMTLAKRLPLAKLPSHMAFNAASNMVFITQQGSDQVSAIDLSTQTVKWTLPVGKLPAGIAMTPDDNYLLVGIMGSDYVEVIDWKAQKTVKRIKTGMGAHNFRSAGDGRYTYVSNRVSNSINIIDQKTLENVGQINVPGGPDCMEITDDGKTMWVTLRWIKKVAVIDLQSRKVIKTIPVGRSPHGVFFFNSAQR
- a CDS encoding polysaccharide deacetylase family protein — translated: MKRAAALVMLTLAAPLQAAPACKGTVYLTFDTGSQSQAELIADTLNRHQIKATFFLANEKTVRGDYSLDPSWSVYWKARVAEGHAVGAHTWDHAVFARDGANGTVVVKPGFGPQAGKLASWTPQQYCEQLKRVDQRFVELTGAHLDPLWRAPAGRTSPRLLDIGKACGYAHVGWSPAGFSGDELSSEKYPNPVLLQKSLRDLRGGDIVLIHMGIWSRKDAWAPANLELLISGLEQKGLCFDTLRAHPDYKK
- a CDS encoding sterol desaturase family protein — protein: MIEAISDWLGVAQGWLFETAIQPLVFQLGFGAFVEDAFEGTEWLLIGLLELALLFLVLRPLESLIPAQQITDPRARWNDFLYTVLHRIGVFSVLIFFTLDPLMDGLAGWLRLDGFHPFNLEALWPGISPLAAFAVYFVVLDFFDYWYHRASHHFNWWWGLHGLHHSQQNMNLWSDDRNHILDDLLRDVYMGVIALGIGVEPAQYVMLVSLSRILQSLQHANVRIHFGWLGERLLVSPRYHRMHHAIGVGHEGRDGKPGGCNFAVLLPVWDIIFRTANFTPQFVATGIRDQLQGRDYGRGFWSQQALGLRRMIEYARKDVV
- a CDS encoding EI24 domain-containing protein produces the protein MSNVFRAWGRAFLSQWHGKMLMMSIVPFLLALGVWAVALYFYLQPLVDYLHAQFADHNLFATSTSWLRSLGLGTLTSVVVPLIAMLALLPLMILTALIFIGVVAMPLIGRHVGLRHYPQLEQRKGGSVVGSVGVALGGMAIFIGLWILTLPLYAFPPLAVLVQALLWGWLTCRVMVYDTLADYASTEERQQILREHRWRLLVIGVVSGAAGALPGAIWLGGVMAVVMFPFLAAISIWLYVLIFIFTGLWFAYYCLDALARLRAQEVIEKE
- a CDS encoding competence/damage-inducible protein A — its product is MAIGLIIIGDEILSGRRVDQHFPKVVQMLAARGLQLTWAEVLPDDPVRITATLQRTFATDDIVFCCGGIGATPDDHTRQAAADALGLPLVLHEQGKLNIQQRILQMAQEAGQTADLNSDENLHRLKMAEFAEGAALIPNPYNNIAGFALRKHYFVPGFPVMAWPMLEWVLDNHYADLFNREPHLEQSVLVYEAAESALTPLMVAIEQQFARVKVFSLPSVGDANTRRHIELGVKGEPVQTATAFIQLCDELRKLQVEFKPT
- a CDS encoding transglycosylase domain-containing protein; translated protein: MDPPLPPDEGAPKKSKRTRNAFLLVLLVGVSFTIYWGYRETLTSSMQARIFTDLASKMTYKVEKGPSKSIRFPHDSPYDERLGYAGLPDYIGKLSQRDYKVAAQARISPKMAELADMGVFATYREKTKTGLTIYDCRAQELFAASYPERIYNKFDAAPKVLVSSLLFIENRELLDNTYPKRNPAVEWDRLGKAVLEKTASAVGGGHRAAGGSTLATQIEKYRHSPEGRTGSMKDKLQQMVSASLRSYQDGPETLKARRRIVLEYLNTVPLSAKPGYGEVNGIGDGMWVWYGRSFDDVNKRLNGKLDNPDAVTALVFKEALSLMIAQRRPSYYLGDGAADLEVLANSHLRILASDGAITPAMRDVALKQVLHPATGNGLQSAPAQTFVSRKASNAIRNHLANLLGDNRMYNLDRLDLTVVSTLDAQAQTAVTQVLRDLRDPEKAKAAGLTGKGMLGNGDPANVVYSFTLLEKGEQNNLLRLQTDNFDQPLDINEGAKLDLGSTAKLRTLITYLDIMDQLHKKYGGMDNAALGQVKVDPQDKLTQWALDYFKTLPVGQRELTPMLNAAMERKYSGNPGEGFFTGGGLHHFGNFSKEDNNKILTVTEALRHSTNLVFVRLMRDVAKFYMFSNPGSSASLLADADDPRRAGYLARFADKEGKEFLGRFYAKYKGKPPEEIDKTLLANIRSTPVRLAVIHRTMYPLATQEQFAAFLKENLPSQNEVPEERVAKLYDQYAIGNWSLADRGYLASVHPLELWMAAYLRLHPGATLSEMTKASEQERQDVYQWLFKTHRKHAQDKRIAGLIEVEGFMEIHKQWKKMGYPFESLVPSYATTLGASADRPAALAELMGIIVNGGVRKSSQRITSLHFAKDTPYDTLVTKAPPTTNEQVIAPQVARVAADAIRGVVSDGTAKRVKSAFVAADGSIIPVGGKTGTGDQRFDVYGGGGRLIESRYVNRSATFVFNIGERFFGSMTAYVHGPESKNYDFTSALPVQLLVVLAPNLMPLIEPHAAPKPGTTLPVVKVGA
- a CDS encoding TAXI family TRAP transporter solute-binding subunit, whose amino-acid sequence is MSKILKFTQFSFRDLIVAAAPTVLTIVGICLLAYWLVDPAPPRTVRLGTGQENSAYEDFGKKYAAALAKHGVKVTLVPSAGSSENLRNLKEGKVDIAFVQSGSTNEEAAEREGLSSLGSLFVEPLWLFLREDKGKPPITQLTQLRGKKINYGAKGAGSPRLFRQVLELNGVEKDEVQKFSLANTPATVELLEGRIDGLVFTSAPEAPLIQMLLQTPGIKLFDFSQAEAYSRKLPFLTHVVLPQGIVDLGRNIPSEDYNLIAPTATLVARDDLHSALVDLFVQAASTIHSGAGWFQQQGQFPSAKYTEIPVDPEAAKFYKSGPPFLQRYMTFWLANFFDRMWVLVVALGALILPLSKVIPPLYVWRIRSRVYKWYGQLRAVEQKVEEAQEATRMQVYEEQLKRLDEIEELVNQVSIPLSFADGLYGLRSHIQFVRKRILFLIAEANPTATQGLTPAGVRP
- a CDS encoding rhodanese-like domain-containing protein; its protein translation is MSKIDEILALARSRSKDWPYAGAVTPQEAYELISAENAVKLIDVRTNAERDWVGRVAIPEAQHGAVQWATYPGGNTNQEFIEQLNGIARKDQVILFLCRSGVRSRGAAKLATEHGYQHCYDILEGFEGDKDEHGHRKNISGWCHAGLPWIGA